The sequence CGGGCGCCGGGCCTTCGTCCCCGTCCGTCCAGTCGCGCAGGGTGTGCATCTGCCAGTCCGCGAGCCGGGAGAGATGATGCCCGAGCGCACGGGCCATCATCGTCTCGCTCTCCTCGGTGATGAGCCCTGCCGCGACCAGGCGCTCCCCGGCGCGCAGGGCCTCGACATCGGCATCCGTGAACACCCTCGCGTCCTCGTCGACCGCGGGGAAACCGAGCGCCCGCCAGACCCGCACGGCATGCTCGAACCCCACCCCGGCCCGCTCGGCGACCTCCCGCCGCGTCCACACACGCCCCCCGCCGAGCAGCACCTCCTCGACGGACCGCGGCGCCGAGTCCTTCGGCCTCCCGGGAGTCGTGGCGCTCACGTGGTGTGCACGATCAGCACATCGAGGCCGGCCCTTCTGGCGACATCCGCCGGCACGGAACCGAGCAGCCGCCCGGCCAGTGAGCGCAGCCCGCGGTTGCCGACGACCAGCAGATCGGCCGAGCACTCCCGCGCGGTGCGCACGAGCGCCGGAACCGGATCGCCTTCCACGGCGACCGACCGCACCTCGGCCGCGCCCTGGAGACGGGCCCGGTCCCGGGCGGTCCTCAAGGTCTCCTCAGCGGGCGCCGACCCCACGACCTGATAGGCCTCCGCTCCTAACTGGTCCTTCGCGAGGGCGAGTTCAGGGCCGCGCATGGGTGCGTAGGCGCAGGTGACCACAAGCTCGGCCCCGCACACCGCGGCGAGCCGCGCAGCGGCCTCGACCGCCGCGAACGACGATTCCGATCCATCCGTGCCGACCAACAGGGTCCGATAGGCAGTCAAGGCAAACTCCTTACTCCGAAGTAAACTTACTTCAGAGTAAGGTATGCCGCCGCCGAAGGTGAACTCCTTGAGCAGGCGCGGGAAGCGGGCGGTCACCTGGACGAGGGAGGAGACGTCCGTATGACGTTCCCCGGCCCCGCCACGGACCGGGGCACCCGGTGCCCGCTCCGAGGCGGCACGCCGGATCCGTCACGCGAAGGAGAAGAGGGCGGCGGCTTCGGCGGGCGTGACCGCCTGACGACGCCCGGGGACATCGTGGACGGCGGACGCACCCTCGGAACGCAGCTGGTCGGCACCGGCGTCCCGAGCCGTGAGGGCGGCGTAGGCGCGGATGTCCGCGGCGGTGAGGTCGGTGCGGCCACGTTCGGTGTACTGCTGGAGGAGGTGGGCGACGCCCGGATCGAACCGCAGCATGGTCACCGGGGCGTCGAAGCGCCTGGCGAGGGCGATGAGC comes from Streptomyces sp. Mut1 and encodes:
- a CDS encoding universal stress protein, whose amino-acid sequence is MTAYRTLLVGTDGSESSFAAVEAAARLAAVCGAELVVTCAYAPMRGPELALAKDQLGAEAYQVVGSAPAEETLRTARDRARLQGAAEVRSVAVEGDPVPALVRTARECSADLLVVGNRGLRSLAGRLLGSVPADVARRAGLDVLIVHTT